Proteins encoded together in one Amphritea japonica ATCC BAA-1530 window:
- a CDS encoding NADH:ubiquinone reductase (Na(+)-transporting) subunit D, with translation MSQAKEVLLGPIFTNNPIGLQILGICSALAVTSNLGTAFVMSLAVIVVTAFSNLFISIIRNQIPSNIRIICQMAIIASLVIVVDQILKAYAYDISKQLSVFVGLIITNCIVMGRAEAFAMKNPPGISFLDGIGNGLGYGVVLIFVGFLRELFGAGKLFGIEVLPLVTDGGWYQANGMMLLPPSAFFIIGMFIWLVRTFKTDQVEAPEFELAKNSKKEAV, from the coding sequence ATGTCTCAAGCTAAAGAAGTCCTGTTAGGACCTATTTTTACTAATAACCCGATCGGTTTGCAGATCCTGGGCATCTGTTCCGCACTGGCGGTAACATCTAACCTGGGTACTGCATTTGTAATGTCACTGGCGGTAATCGTTGTAACAGCGTTTTCTAACCTGTTTATCTCGATTATCCGTAATCAGATACCGAGTAATATCCGGATCATCTGTCAGATGGCGATCATTGCATCCCTGGTAATTGTGGTAGACCAGATTCTGAAAGCTTACGCTTACGATATTTCGAAGCAGCTGTCGGTATTTGTTGGTCTGATCATTACTAACTGTATCGTAATGGGTCGTGCTGAAGCATTCGCCATGAAGAATCCTCCGGGAATCTCATTCCTCGACGGTATCGGTAACGGTCTGGGCTACGGTGTAGTACTGATCTTTGTTGGCTTTCTGCGTGAGTTATTCGGCGCGGGCAAGCTGTTCGGTATCGAAGTGTTACCGTTGGTTACTGACGGTGGTTGGTATCAGGCGAACGGCATGATGCTGCTACCACCCAGTGCGTTCTTCATTATCGGCATGTTCATCTGGTTGGTTCGTACCTTTAAGACAGACCAGGTAGAAGCGCCGGAATTTGAACTGGCGAAGAACTCTAAGAAGGAGGCTGTGTAA